A single region of the Garra rufa chromosome 20, GarRuf1.0, whole genome shotgun sequence genome encodes:
- the comp gene encoding cartilage oligomeric matrix protein — translation MLWTFLFCCSFYLHAALVSAQGISRDGEIIKQIKGTNQELAEIKELLKQQIQEIVFLKNTVMECEACGMRPVDPQPSCVPNPCHPGVECIMTPSGVKCGPCPDGMTGNGTDCIDVDECAAMPCHMGVRCINTSPGFRCGPCPAGYMGPQVQGVGLAYASANKQVCTDINECENSNGGCVENSNCINTPGSFRCGHCKSGFVGDQVKGCKPERACGNGQPNPCHASAECIVHRDGQIECACGVGWAGNGYLCGTDTDIDGFPDEKLECVERNCAKDNCLTVPNSGQEDADRDNIGDACDDDADGDGILNTEDNCVLVPNVNQKNIDQDDYGDACDNCRLVKNNDQKDTDSDGQGDECDDDIDGDGIKNAKDNCKKVPNRDQKDRDGDNVGDACDSCPYIRNPDQMDVDNDLIGDPCDTNKDSDGDGHQDSRDNCPAVINSSQLDTDKDGIGDECDDDDDNDGIPDLLPPGPDNCRLVPNPLQEDSDGDGIGNVCENDFDNDTYSDIIDVCPENAEVTLTDFRTYQTVVLDPEGDAQIDPNWVVLNQGREIVQTMNSDPGLAVGYTAFNGVDFEGTFHVNTETDDDYAGFIFGYQDSSSFYVVMWKQVEQIYWQANPFRAVAEPGIQLKAVKSDTGPGENLRNSLWHTGDSTNQVKLLWKDSRNVGWKDKTSYRWFLQHRPQEGYIRVRFYEGQQMVADTGIIIDTTMRGGRLGVFCFSQENIIWANLRYRCNDTIPEDFETFRTQQIQLF, via the exons ATGCTGTGGACTTTCCTGTTCTGCTGCAGCTTTTATCTGCATGCCGCTCTGGTTTCTGCTCAAGGAATATCCAGAG ATGGAGAGATTATTAAACAGATTAAAGGCACAAACCAGGAGCTTGCTGAAATCAAAGAACTACTGAAACAACAG ATACAGGAGATTGTTTTCCTGAAGAACACGGTTATGGAGTGTGAAGCCTGTG GCATGAGACCAGTGGATCCACAGCCTTCATGTGTTCCCAACCCCTGCCACCCTGGTGTGGAATGCATAATGACACCCAGCGGTGTGAAGTGTGGTCCGTGTCCAGACGGCATGACAGGAAATGGAACTGACTGCATAGATGTTGATGAG TGTGCTGCAATGCCATGTCACATGGGGGTGAGATGCATTAACACATCACCTGGTTTTCGCTGTGGCCCCTGTCCTGCTGGATACATGGGCCCCCAGGTGCAGGGTGTGGGACTCGCCTATGCATCTGCAAATAAACAG GTGTGCACAGACATTAATGAATGTGAGAACTCAAATGGAGGCTGCGTGGAGAATTCCAACTGCATCAACACACCA GGCTCTTTTCGCTGTGGCCACTGCAAGTCTGGTTTTGTTGGGGATCAGGTGAAAGGTTGCAAACCTGAGCGGGCCTGTGGTAATGGTCAGCCCAATCCTTGCCATGCCAGCGCAGAATGCATTGTTCACCGTGATGGACAGATTGAATGTGCA TGTGGAGTTGGATGGGCTGGGAATGGATACTTATGTGGAACGGACACTGATATTGATGGCTTCCCTGATGAAAAGTTGGAATGCGTGGAAAGAAACTGTGCaaag gaCAATTGCCTCACCGTTCCAAACTCTGGCCAAGAGGATGCAGACAGGGATAACATCGGCGATGCATGTGATGATGATGCAGATGGAGACGGGATCCTAAACACAGAG GATAACTGTGTGCTCGTCCCTAACGTCAATCAGAAGAACATCGATCAGGATGATTATGGAGATGCATGTGATAATTGCCGTCTGGTAAAAAACAATGACCAGAAGGACACAGATAGTGACGGTCAGGGTGATGAATGTGATGATGATATTGATGGAGATG GAATCAAAAATGCTAAAGATAATTGCAAAAAGGTGCCAAACCGTGACCAGAAAGATAGAGACGGTGATAATGTTGGTGATGCTTGTGACAGCTGTCCCTACATTCGCAACCCTGATCAG ATGGATGTGGATAATGACTTGATTGGTGATCCTTGTGATACCAACAAAGATAG TGATGGAGATGGGCATCAGGACTCTCGAGACAACTGTCCTGCAGTTATCAACAGCTCCCAGCTAGACACGGACAAGGATGGCATTGGAGATgaatgtgatgatgatgatgacaacGATGGCATTCCCGATCTGCTTCCACCTGGTCCGGACAATTGCCGTCTGGTTCCAAACCCACTGCAGGAGGACTCAGATG GTGATGGGATTGGCAACGTTTGTGAGAATGACTTTGACAATGACACATATAGTGACATCATTGATGTTTGTCCTGAGAACGCTGAGGTCACACTCACCGACTTCAGAACCTATCAGACTGTGGTTCTGGATCCAGAAGGAGATGCACAGATTGATCCAAACTGGGTGGTGCTCAATCAG GGAAGAGAGATTGTTCAGACCATGAACAGTGATCCTGGACTGGCTGTAG GCTACACGGCATTCAATGGTGTGGACTTTGAAGGGACGTTTCATGTGAATACCGAGACGGATGATGACTACGCAGGCTTTATCTTCGGCTATCAGGACAGCTCGAGCTTCTATGTGGTGATGTGGAAGCAAGTGGAGCAGATTTACTGGCAAGCCAATCCTTTCCGAGCTGTAGCTGAGCCTGGTATCCAACTGAAG GCAGTGAAATCAGACACGGGGCCTGGAGAAAACCTGCGGAATTCACTCTGGCACACAGGTGACTCGACAAACCAGGTGAAACTCTTGTGGAAAGATTCCAGAAATGTTGGCTGGAAAGACAAGACCTCCTACCGCTGGTTCCTGCAGCATAGACCTCAAGAAGGCTACATCAG GGTTCGCTTCTATGAAGGTCAGCAGATGGTAGCAGACACAGGAATTATCATCGACACAACCATGAGAGGAGGAAGACTGGGAGTTTTCTGCTTCTCCCAGGAGAACATCATCTGGGCCAATCTGCGCTACAGATGCAACG atacAATCCCTGAGGACTTTGAGACATTCAGAACCCAGCAAATCCAGCTTTTTTAA